The following proteins are co-located in the Sulfurovum sp. TSL6 genome:
- a CDS encoding L-threonine 3-dehydrogenase codes for MKRILVTGATGQIGSELVPVLRDKYGRENVVAAGHRRKPEDEFIDAGPYEIMDTTDAQSISALVQKYSIDTIYHLAALLSAKAEENPQLAWDINMNGLQTVLEVARHHHCTLFFPSSIGAFGPSTPPDNTPQVTIQRPNTLYGITKVAGELLCDYYFKKYDMDIRGVRFPGLISYKTLPGGGTTDYAVEIFYAAVKNEPYRCFLKEGTRLDMMYMPDAIRAVIELMEADARMLTHRNAYNITAMSFTPDQLYASIQKELPDFSMTYEVDPIRQEIADSWPHKMDDSAARAEWGWQPEYDMEAMTKEMIEKLRKEGSHVT; via the coding sequence ATGAAAAGGATATTGGTCACTGGGGCAACAGGTCAGATCGGCTCTGAGCTTGTCCCTGTTCTTAGAGATAAATATGGGAGAGAGAATGTAGTTGCTGCGGGGCACCGACGAAAGCCGGAAGATGAATTTATTGATGCTGGCCCCTATGAGATCATGGACACGACAGATGCGCAATCCATCTCTGCACTTGTACAAAAGTATAGCATTGATACCATCTATCATCTTGCAGCGCTTCTTTCGGCAAAAGCGGAAGAGAATCCCCAACTTGCATGGGATATCAATATGAATGGGCTCCAGACGGTTCTCGAAGTTGCCCGTCACCACCACTGCACGCTCTTTTTCCCCAGCTCCATCGGGGCCTTCGGGCCATCCACACCACCTGACAACACCCCTCAGGTGACTATTCAGCGTCCCAACACACTTTATGGTATTACAAAAGTGGCTGGTGAACTGCTTTGCGACTATTATTTTAAAAAGTATGATATGGATATACGTGGCGTTCGCTTTCCCGGCTTGATCTCCTATAAAACGCTGCCAGGCGGAGGAACAACCGATTATGCCGTTGAAATCTTCTATGCTGCTGTAAAAAATGAACCATACCGATGCTTTCTGAAAGAAGGAACGCGTCTGGACATGATGTACATGCCCGATGCCATTCGGGCAGTTATTGAGCTGATGGAGGCAGATGCGAGGATGCTAACCCACCGTAATGCCTATAATATAACGGCTATGAGTTTTACTCCGGACCAATTATATGCTTCCATTCAAAAAGAGCTGCCCGATTTCAGTATGACTTACGAAGTCGACCCCATAAGGCAGGAAATCGCTGACAGCTGGCCTCATAAAATGGATGACAGCGCAGCAAGAGCCGAATGGGGCTGGCAACCGGAATATGATATGGAAGCGATGACGAAAGAGATGATTGAAAAGTTGAGAAAGGAGGGTTCCCATGTCACTTGA
- a CDS encoding N(5)-(carboxyethyl)ornithine synthase codes for MSKLKIGVIGTSKKEDERRFPIHPEHLSRIPEALRRQLIFEEGYGAAFGVSDSEIAAQTGGIASRHELLADIGTVIINKPVLTDLEELKVGGTLWGYVHCVQQQDITQAALDRKQTLIAFEDMFVWSPDGYMGRHTFYKNNEMAGYCAVLHALQLKGIDGHYGNQRKTVIFSFGAVSRGAIYALKAHGFRDITICIQRPDHEVREEVLDCHYVKVRPGTKGEARMMMVEHDGTAHPLTDLISEADIIVNGTFQETDNPMDFIIEEEGSCLKPNSLIIDVSCDEGMGFFFAKPTTFKNPMFKYETVDYYAVDHTPSYLWESATRSISAALIVYLQTVLDGRDSWQKNETIRRAINIDDGVIKNLSILSFQNREPHYPHAHISPLGNAVTDIVVV; via the coding sequence ATGAGTAAATTAAAAATAGGAGTCATTGGGACTTCAAAAAAAGAAGATGAGAGACGTTTTCCAATCCATCCGGAGCATTTGTCTCGTATTCCTGAAGCCCTTCGTCGTCAGCTAATATTTGAAGAAGGATATGGAGCGGCCTTTGGTGTCTCAGATTCTGAAATTGCTGCTCAGACAGGTGGTATTGCCTCAAGACATGAATTATTAGCCGACATTGGCACAGTTATCATTAACAAACCAGTATTGACTGATTTGGAAGAACTAAAAGTTGGAGGAACACTCTGGGGCTATGTGCATTGTGTACAGCAGCAGGATATTACCCAGGCTGCACTTGATCGCAAGCAAACACTCATCGCCTTTGAGGATATGTTTGTTTGGTCTCCTGATGGTTATATGGGGCGCCACACATTTTATAAAAACAACGAAATGGCAGGTTATTGTGCAGTACTGCATGCCTTACAACTTAAAGGTATCGATGGACACTACGGCAATCAGCGCAAAACGGTTATTTTCAGTTTTGGTGCAGTAAGTCGTGGGGCGATATACGCTCTCAAAGCACATGGATTTAGAGATATCACAATCTGTATTCAGCGTCCAGATCATGAAGTACGAGAAGAGGTACTAGATTGCCACTACGTCAAGGTTCGTCCAGGCACTAAAGGTGAGGCACGCATGATGATGGTGGAACACGATGGAACTGCACATCCGCTAACTGACCTAATCAGTGAAGCCGATATCATCGTAAACGGAACTTTTCAAGAAACAGATAACCCTATGGACTTTATTATCGAAGAAGAAGGCTCCTGTCTCAAGCCCAATAGCCTGATTATCGATGTCAGCTGCGACGAGGGAATGGGATTCTTTTTTGCCAAACCAACCACATTTAAGAATCCAATGTTTAAATATGAAACTGTCGATTACTACGCAGTGGACCATACTCCGAGTTACCTCTGGGAAAGTGCAACACGCTCAATCTCTGCGGCCCTGATTGTTTATTTACAGACGGTGCTAGATGGTCGTGATAGTTGGCAGAAAAATGAAACCATTCGAAGGGCTATAAACATTGATGATGGCGTGATTAAAAATCTCTCTATTCTGTCATTCCAAAATCGTGAACCACACTACCCTCACGCGCACATTAGTCCGCTTGGAAATGCTGTTACAGATATAGTTGTCGTCTAA
- a CDS encoding cold-shock protein — MATQVNGTVKWFNSEKGFGFIEQENGGNDVFVHYRQINSNGYDRVSLNEGQKVTFEIGEGQKGPQAENVTGL; from the coding sequence ATGGCAACTCAAGTAAACGGAACCGTAAAATGGTTCAACAGTGAAAAAGGTTTCGGTTTTATCGAACAAGAAAATGGTGGAAATGATGTATTTGTACACTATCGTCAAATTAACAGCAACGGTTACGACCGTGTTTCCCTTAATGAAGGTCAAAAAGTGACTTTTGAGATCGGTGAAGGTCAAAAAGGCCCACAG